In Polyangia bacterium, the following proteins share a genomic window:
- a CDS encoding M15 family metallopeptidase, translated as MAESSKPGPLGRHLELFPRTPGTVGRADAAAPEAEHWLIGNTPGALGRTDWAAPDHTAARFRFPPLASLNVGHAATFNLAVFKLHPPFSARAARRPPVPTGQPDAFEGLPDSGLAPCATSEETAFKHAVYRAACRSAAHKRKFFAGVPAGKLATVEGKYQMRADAAAAAKKLLAELHETLKKEKASKDAHAVKVTSITITSGYRDPKKDFGLWDSYYANYYNQTKAMRQAAEGGEHSPAAAQMLAKYIGKYKAAPGYSNHTQGIAFDITTTEGGVHYTADKNQNSAWEKTWLRKWMLKNAIRFGFKKLETEAWHWDYKP; from the coding sequence ATGGCGGAGTCGTCGAAGCCTGGACCGCTGGGTCGGCACCTGGAGCTTTTTCCCCGCACGCCGGGCACCGTCGGCCGCGCTGATGCTGCCGCGCCCGAAGCCGAACACTGGCTGATCGGCAACACGCCCGGCGCTCTCGGCCGCACGGACTGGGCGGCGCCTGACCACACCGCCGCGCGGTTTCGTTTCCCGCCGCTGGCCTCGCTGAACGTGGGCCACGCCGCCACGTTCAACCTGGCCGTCTTCAAGTTGCACCCGCCGTTTTCGGCGAGGGCCGCGCGCCGGCCGCCCGTGCCCACCGGCCAGCCCGACGCCTTCGAAGGACTCCCCGACAGTGGCCTTGCCCCGTGCGCGACCAGCGAAGAGACGGCGTTCAAACACGCGGTCTATCGGGCGGCCTGCCGATCGGCGGCGCACAAACGAAAGTTTTTTGCCGGGGTCCCCGCCGGAAAGCTGGCCACCGTCGAAGGGAAGTATCAGATGCGGGCCGACGCGGCCGCCGCGGCCAAGAAGCTGCTGGCCGAATTGCACGAGACGCTGAAGAAAGAAAAAGCGAGCAAAGACGCCCACGCCGTCAAAGTCACCAGCATCACCATCACCTCCGGTTACCGCGATCCAAAGAAGGACTTTGGTCTGTGGGACAGTTACTACGCGAACTACTACAACCAGACCAAAGCCATGCGCCAGGCCGCCGAGGGCGGCGAGCACAGCCCGGCGGCGGCGCAGATGCTGGCAAAGTACATTGGCAAGTACAAGGCGGCGCCCGGATACAGCAATCACACGCAGGGGATCGCCTTTGACATCACCACCACCGAGGGCGGCGTCCACTACACCGCCGACAAGAACCAGAACAGCGCTTGGGAGAAAACGTGGCTGCGCAAATGGATGCTGAAGAACGCGATCCGGTTTGGCTTCAAGAAGCTGGAGACCGAAGCCTGGCACTGGGACTACAAACCGTGA
- a CDS encoding VOC family protein gives MRAAARGETIQREEEKVMATLKRIVPCLWFDGRVEEAAKFYTGIFPNSRILSTSYYSKSGQEIHGHKPGEVLTITFDLGGSPITALNGGPQFKFSEAISLQVMCETQAEIDHYWEKLSEGGDEKAHQCGWLKDKFGVSWQVVPIQLPELLGDSDPVKTDRTLAALMKMKKLNIVQLQKAHDGG, from the coding sequence TTGCGCGCCGCCGCGCGCGGCGAAACGATCCAGCGGGAGGAGGAGAAAGTCATGGCCACACTGAAAAGAATCGTTCCATGTCTGTGGTTCGATGGTCGAGTCGAGGAAGCGGCAAAGTTCTATACCGGGATCTTTCCGAATTCGCGGATCCTGAGCACCTCTTATTACAGCAAGAGCGGACAGGAGATTCACGGCCACAAACCGGGTGAAGTCCTGACCATCACTTTTGATCTGGGCGGCAGTCCCATCACCGCGTTGAACGGGGGGCCGCAATTCAAGTTCTCGGAAGCGATCTCGCTTCAGGTGATGTGCGAGACGCAGGCGGAGATCGACCACTACTGGGAAAAGCTTTCCGAGGGTGGGGACGAAAAAGCCCACCAGTGCGGCTGGCTGAAAGACAAGTTCGGTGTGTCCTGGCAGGTGGTGCCGATTCAACTTCCCGAGCTGCTCGGCGACTCGGATCCGGTCAAGACCGATCGCACCTTGGCGGCCCTCATGAAGATGAAGAAGCTGAACATCGTCCAGCTACAGAAAGCCCACGACGGCGGCTAA
- a CDS encoding penicillin-insensitive murein endopeptidase, which produces MTAAQTVGRTSVVLLLAVTVPLPSVAAGGGDARRPPSAEPSHADWSAVIAPSAGPARVVGGAGAACIAGAVPLPLDGPGYAVVDMARRRYFGHPRLVSFVRDLGATLENAKGGTMLVGDLAQPRGGPMSSGHVSHQGGLDVDLSYQFDRPGLSPSERDLIAKVSVVDPTTDRTLPNLWGPRQVALVRLAASDPRVARVFVAAAVKRELCRQSSTEAQRRWLHLVRPWPGHEDHLHVRLHCPPDSPACVEQPPPPADDGCGRATLMAALARDRAERLRPLPRPNRHLPPRCAAVFEEPAGAARPPAPTAGR; this is translated from the coding sequence ATGACTGCGGCGCAGACAGTCGGTCGAACGTCGGTGGTGCTGCTGCTGGCGGTGACGGTGCCATTACCGTCAGTGGCCGCAGGTGGCGGCGACGCGCGCCGGCCGCCGTCAGCGGAGCCCTCGCACGCCGATTGGTCGGCGGTGATCGCGCCCAGCGCGGGGCCAGCGCGCGTCGTCGGTGGCGCCGGCGCTGCGTGCATCGCCGGCGCCGTGCCGCTGCCGCTTGATGGCCCGGGCTATGCGGTGGTGGACATGGCGCGCCGCCGCTATTTCGGCCACCCGCGCCTGGTGTCATTCGTCCGCGATCTGGGCGCCACTCTGGAAAACGCCAAGGGCGGCACGATGCTGGTGGGCGATCTGGCTCAGCCTCGCGGCGGCCCGATGTCGTCGGGGCACGTCAGCCACCAGGGTGGGCTGGACGTGGACCTCTCGTATCAATTTGATCGACCCGGTCTGTCTCCGTCGGAACGTGACCTCATCGCCAAAGTGTCGGTCGTCGATCCGACCACCGACCGCACGCTGCCGAACCTGTGGGGACCGCGTCAGGTGGCGCTGGTGCGGCTGGCCGCCAGCGATCCGCGCGTGGCGCGGGTGTTCGTCGCCGCGGCGGTCAAGCGCGAGCTCTGCCGACAGAGCAGCACCGAGGCCCAACGCCGCTGGTTACATCTGGTTCGTCCCTGGCCCGGTCACGAAGACCACTTGCACGTGCGGCTGCATTGTCCGCCCGATTCACCGGCGTGCGTGGAACAGCCGCCGCCACCCGCGGACGATGGTTGCGGCCGCGCCACGTTGATGGCGGCGCTGGCCCGCGATCGCGCCGAGCGCCTGCGCCCGCTGCCCCGGCCCAATCGCCACTTGCCGCCCCGGTGCGCCGCCGTGTTTGAAGAACCGGCCGGAGCGGCGCGGCCGCCTGCCCCCACCGCCGGGCGATGA
- a CDS encoding alpha/beta fold hydrolase — protein sequence MHRLKDGQITLALILAVSLPATFSAHAAEPERAIRLGNRTTAIAYQHQFHNEALKAWRRRAPQVRLTRIRSSADGQLQSVLWYAPKVTGPRPLLVVLHSWSADFTQNLDIPYAEFALANGWAMIHPDFRGGDRRPQATASDLANQDVIDAVTFARHHTTVDDDRIYLVGYSGGAMESLVLAGQHPELWAGVAAWGGIYDVAGWYHEDHGRDVHYRGEIAASCGGVPDAGTPAEAECRKRSPMSFLAQGAGRVPVLIAHGLRDYTVHPHHALSSYNALADPHDRIEGGDARTIEHRRQIPADLSASSSAPPFDELFQQAGAPLRLARHSRSVTLFLYDGNHDMVYNVALRWLSEQRRPHPAQAHAETERQAARQPLAGARWTAPGPEARAAPGRNDRRN from the coding sequence ATGCACCGACTGAAGGATGGACAAATCACGCTGGCGCTGATTTTGGCGGTCAGCCTGCCCGCCACTTTTTCCGCGCACGCCGCCGAGCCGGAGCGAGCAATCCGCCTGGGCAACCGCACCACCGCCATCGCTTACCAACATCAATTTCACAATGAGGCTCTCAAGGCCTGGCGCCGCCGCGCGCCGCAGGTTCGGCTGACCAGGATCCGCTCGTCGGCGGACGGCCAGCTGCAGTCGGTCCTGTGGTACGCGCCCAAGGTCACTGGTCCAAGGCCGCTGTTGGTCGTACTGCACAGCTGGAGCGCCGACTTCACGCAGAACCTGGACATCCCCTATGCCGAATTCGCCCTGGCCAACGGCTGGGCGATGATTCACCCGGATTTTCGCGGCGGCGACCGACGACCGCAAGCCACGGCGTCGGACCTGGCCAATCAAGATGTCATCGACGCCGTCACCTTCGCCCGTCACCACACCACCGTCGATGACGATCGCATCTACTTGGTCGGCTACTCGGGCGGGGCGATGGAGTCGTTGGTGTTGGCCGGCCAGCATCCCGAACTGTGGGCCGGCGTGGCCGCCTGGGGTGGAATCTATGACGTCGCCGGCTGGTACCACGAGGACCACGGCCGCGACGTGCACTATCGCGGCGAGATCGCGGCGTCGTGTGGCGGCGTTCCCGATGCGGGCACGCCCGCCGAGGCGGAGTGCCGCAAACGCAGCCCGATGTCTTTCCTGGCCCAGGGAGCCGGGCGGGTCCCGGTCTTGATCGCTCACGGCCTGCGCGACTACACCGTGCACCCGCACCACGCGCTGTCGTCGTACAACGCCCTGGCCGATCCGCACGATCGCATCGAGGGCGGCGACGCAAGGACCATCGAGCATCGTCGTCAGATCCCGGCGGATCTGTCCGCATCGTCGTCAGCGCCCCCGTTCGATGAATTATTTCAGCAGGCGGGTGCGCCGCTGCGCCTGGCCCGCCATTCGCGATCGGTGACGCTGTTTCTCTATGACGGGAACCACGACATGGTTTACAACGTCGCCCTCCGCTGGCTGAGCGAACAGCGACGGCCGCATCCCGCGCAGGCCCACGCCGAAACCGAGCGTCAGGCCGCCCGACAGCCGCTCGCGGGAGCTCGGTGGACGGCTCCCGGCCCAGAGGCGCGGGCGGCGCCCGGGCGCAACGATCGGCGCAACTGA
- a CDS encoding DNA topoisomerase IB produces the protein MGRRRPVLGPAASARGAGLRHVVAGAAGGITRQPAGHGFSYHRHGQAVTDEKTLQRIGSLAIPPAWREVWICSDPDGHLQAVGRDARHRKQYRYHPRWRARRDDTKFHRMLAFGKALPRLRARVLRDLARRSLAREKVLATVVRLLETTLIRVGNDEYARQNHSFGLTTLEDRHVAITGADLRFHFRGKSGKEHTVTLHDPRLASIVKQCRDIPGYDLFQFIDESGRRQSVDSADVNDYIREAMGDDFTAKDFRTWAGTVLAARALATGAAAGTEARTRKAIASAIGAVAAQLGNTVAVCRKSYIHPAILDCYREGQLARLFRHGPSPKTKVGAASLRADEKTVLALLQRRPAEDRGGQRLQRQLRRSLRPGAARASGPGAVHRAPASGCRAA, from the coding sequence ATGGGCCGACGGCGTCCCGTCCTTGGTCCGGCGGCTTCGGCTCGCGGCGCTGGGTTGCGCCATGTCGTGGCGGGCGCGGCCGGCGGCATCACCCGCCAGCCAGCGGGACATGGATTTTCCTACCATCGCCACGGTCAAGCGGTGACCGACGAAAAGACGCTGCAGCGAATCGGGTCGCTGGCGATTCCGCCGGCCTGGCGCGAGGTCTGGATCTGTTCCGATCCCGACGGCCACCTGCAGGCGGTCGGCCGCGATGCCCGCCACCGCAAACAGTATCGCTATCACCCGCGCTGGCGAGCGCGGCGCGACGACACCAAGTTCCATCGCATGCTCGCCTTCGGCAAGGCGTTGCCTCGCCTGCGCGCGCGGGTGCTCCGCGATCTGGCCCGGCGCAGCCTGGCGCGCGAGAAGGTTCTGGCCACGGTGGTGCGTCTTTTGGAAACCACGCTTATCCGGGTGGGCAATGACGAGTACGCGCGTCAGAACCATTCGTTCGGCTTGACCACTTTGGAGGATCGCCATGTCGCCATCACCGGTGCGGACCTGCGCTTTCATTTTCGCGGGAAAAGCGGCAAGGAACACACGGTCACCCTTCACGACCCGCGCCTCGCTTCCATCGTCAAACAGTGCCGCGACATCCCCGGTTATGATCTGTTTCAGTTCATCGACGAAAGCGGCCGGCGACAGTCTGTCGATTCGGCGGACGTCAATGACTATATCCGCGAGGCGATGGGCGACGATTTCACCGCCAAGGACTTTCGCACCTGGGCGGGCACCGTCCTGGCGGCGCGCGCCCTGGCGACCGGCGCCGCCGCTGGCACGGAAGCGCGCACGCGCAAAGCCATCGCATCGGCGATCGGCGCGGTGGCGGCGCAGCTGGGCAACACCGTCGCCGTCTGTCGCAAATCGTATATTCATCCGGCGATCCTCGACTGCTATCGCGAGGGTCAACTGGCGCGTCTGTTCCGCCACGGGCCGTCGCCAAAAACGAAGGTTGGCGCGGCGTCGCTGCGCGCGGACGAGAAGACGGTGCTGGCTCTTCTGCAGCGCCGCCCGGCTGAAGACCGGGGTGGCCAGCGCTTGCAGCGTCAGTTGCGCCGATCGTTGCGCCCGGGCGCCGCCCGCGCCTCTGGGCCGGGAGCCGTCCACCGAGCTCCCGCGAGCGGCTGTCGGGCGGCCTGA
- a CDS encoding pyridoxamine 5'-phosphate oxidase family protein, whose translation MTTTIAESEKRQRLTDLIADFHTAMLVTRTGEGGLRARPLAIADNRGDGALYFATAVDSGKVNDLQADTQVNVSMQDKHRFVSVTGRAHIETERPLIDRLWSESWKVWFPKGKDDPSLCIVVVDPTEASYWDMTGGEGLRYWFESAKAYVKGTRPDSDNDERHVAHVKL comes from the coding sequence ATGACGACAACCATCGCGGAATCCGAAAAGCGCCAGCGCCTGACAGATCTGATCGCCGATTTCCACACGGCGATGCTGGTGACCCGAACGGGCGAGGGTGGACTGCGAGCGCGACCACTGGCCATCGCCGACAACCGGGGTGACGGCGCGCTCTACTTCGCCACCGCCGTTGACTCGGGCAAGGTGAACGATCTCCAGGCCGACACGCAAGTCAACGTGTCGATGCAGGACAAACATCGATTTGTCTCTGTTACCGGTCGGGCTCATATCGAGACCGAACGTCCATTGATCGATCGACTGTGGTCGGAGTCGTGGAAGGTTTGGTTTCCCAAGGGCAAGGACGATCCGTCGTTGTGCATCGTGGTGGTCGACCCGACGGAGGCGTCGTACTGGGACATGACCGGCGGGGAAGGTCTTCGCTATTGGTTCGAGAGCGCCAAGGCTTATGTCAAAGGGACGCGGCCGGATTCCGACAACGACGAACGACACGTCGCCCATGTGAAGCTGTAG
- a CDS encoding 5'-nucleotidase C-terminal domain-containing protein: MTAARSRAAAGDRQVITLLGGNEAAPALFARALLQDGGQEGARTVADLLAGAGYDAVALGHHELSLGVDVLARLIAALNARGVPVVASNLHCEAGTRSLCAFLRTDVMIHRGGTEIGVLATIAPEVLPEIAVAARRGLTIDDPATAIRAGVRRLRARGATRVLVMTQGPRDARALGSIEILARQLGDDPAAGAPDLLLAGGLSDEETVHPLRLLRRDGAPPVVGAPAATAGLTRVALPLGGARLSDDDGDGFTVERLRSGVAPNQPDVEQALRAPIQIYCDRYGRPITPKPVAATMTREAFIQLTLEIMRRRAQAEIAVLNAGAVRAMPFPINGQISEADLQDALPYPAIIGSANVAGPVVESALAPALTNPKAALVGLARGSGGLEVNGRPLDKARMYKVATIAFVTEGGDGLVAAGALKWSPLPGAPDLRVSVAAFLREEAVDAGARTFDVRRGLGAPAHDRLLIVGLSDFDLDLSDTTIRNAASYGDAQLARAQQTSFQGEATGVLQLRLPRHQEDSRLDLKYGWARTQASGTGMPVVSAETADLITFTSVYSYSGLRDRRDRPVDRQTARRVLVPDPYARVWVESEFTRPDVTATQTRDYHHLQAQSTVGAIFTLTPKLQVRGGGGARRELLATGADGRWQSVLEAGATLGPTALTTFGPFALKIEGTVDYTFVDPAVSRDHELRGTGKLAVPLLPLLFVTAGVDVFGAERQRLGWASAYDTTVGLRVHFDAAHQRL; the protein is encoded by the coding sequence ATGACCGCCGCTCGCTCACGCGCCGCGGCCGGCGATCGCCAGGTGATCACTTTGCTGGGTGGAAACGAGGCGGCGCCGGCTTTGTTTGCTCGCGCTTTGTTGCAGGACGGTGGCCAGGAAGGCGCGCGCACAGTGGCCGACCTGCTGGCGGGTGCGGGCTACGACGCGGTGGCGCTGGGCCATCACGAGCTGTCCCTGGGCGTCGATGTGCTGGCCCGTTTGATTGCCGCCCTGAATGCTCGTGGCGTGCCGGTCGTCGCCAGCAATCTTCACTGCGAAGCGGGCACCCGTTCGTTGTGCGCCTTTCTTCGGACCGATGTGATGATCCACCGTGGTGGCACCGAGATCGGCGTGCTGGCCACCATCGCGCCGGAAGTCCTGCCCGAGATCGCGGTGGCCGCGCGCCGCGGGTTGACCATCGACGATCCTGCGACAGCGATCCGCGCGGGGGTGCGGCGCCTGCGCGCGCGGGGCGCCACCCGGGTTCTGGTGATGACGCAAGGGCCGCGCGACGCCCGGGCGCTGGGTTCGATCGAGATCTTGGCGCGCCAGCTGGGCGACGATCCGGCCGCCGGCGCGCCCGACCTGCTGCTGGCTGGCGGCTTGTCGGATGAAGAGACGGTGCATCCGTTGCGGCTCTTGCGCCGCGATGGTGCGCCGCCGGTGGTCGGTGCGCCGGCGGCAACGGCGGGACTGACCCGGGTGGCGCTCCCGCTCGGCGGCGCGCGCCTGAGCGACGACGACGGCGACGGATTCACCGTCGAACGGCTGCGCTCTGGTGTGGCGCCGAACCAGCCCGACGTGGAACAGGCGTTGCGGGCGCCAATCCAGATCTATTGCGACCGGTATGGTCGGCCGATCACGCCGAAGCCGGTCGCCGCCACCATGACCCGCGAGGCGTTCATCCAGCTGACGCTGGAGATCATGCGTCGGCGGGCGCAGGCCGAGATCGCTGTGCTCAACGCCGGCGCCGTGCGCGCGATGCCGTTTCCGATCAATGGACAGATCAGCGAAGCGGACTTGCAGGACGCGCTTCCGTATCCGGCCATCATTGGCAGCGCCAATGTCGCCGGGCCGGTCGTCGAAAGTGCGCTCGCGCCGGCCTTGACCAACCCCAAGGCGGCCTTGGTGGGCCTGGCCCGGGGCAGCGGCGGTCTGGAGGTGAACGGCCGCCCGCTGGACAAGGCGCGGATGTACAAAGTCGCCACCATCGCCTTCGTCACGGAAGGCGGCGACGGCCTTGTGGCCGCTGGCGCGCTGAAGTGGTCGCCGCTACCGGGCGCGCCTGATCTGCGGGTCAGCGTGGCAGCGTTCTTGCGCGAAGAAGCCGTTGACGCTGGCGCTCGGACGTTCGACGTGCGGCGCGGCCTGGGGGCGCCCGCGCATGACCGCTTGTTGATCGTCGGCCTGTCAGATTTCGATCTCGACCTATCCGACACCACCATTCGCAATGCCGCTTCTTATGGCGACGCCCAGTTGGCCCGCGCCCAGCAGACGTCTTTTCAGGGCGAAGCCACCGGGGTGTTGCAGCTGCGGTTGCCGCGCCATCAAGAAGACTCGCGACTCGATCTCAAATACGGGTGGGCCCGCACGCAGGCGAGCGGCACCGGCATGCCCGTGGTCTCGGCAGAGACCGCCGATCTCATCACCTTCACCAGCGTCTACAGTTACAGCGGCCTGCGCGATCGGCGCGATCGGCCCGTCGATCGGCAAACCGCTCGACGGGTGCTGGTCCCCGATCCCTATGCGCGGGTCTGGGTGGAATCGGAGTTCACCCGGCCCGATGTCACTGCGACGCAGACCCGCGACTATCACCACCTGCAGGCACAAAGCACGGTAGGGGCGATCTTCACCTTGACGCCGAAGCTGCAAGTGCGCGGCGGCGGCGGGGCGCGCCGCGAATTGCTGGCCACCGGAGCCGACGGTCGCTGGCAATCGGTCCTGGAAGCCGGCGCCACTCTCGGTCCGACGGCGCTGACCACCTTTGGGCCTTTTGCTCTCAAGATTGAAGGCACCGTGGACTACACCTTTGTCGATCCAGCGGTGTCACGCGATCACGAACTGCGGGGAACGGGGAAGCTCGCGGTGCCGTTGCTGCCCTTGCTGTTCGTGACGGCCGGCGTGGACGTGTTCGGCGCCGAGCGCCAGCGCCTGGGGTGGGCCAGCGCTTATGACACCACCGTCGGCTTGCGCGTTCATTTCGACGCCGCCCACCAGCGACTGTGA
- a CDS encoding HAD family hydrolase, which produces MGERTIIFDVDGTLVDSNDAHALSWTDTLAEFGISSDVTAVRRLIGMGGDKLLAKVAGLSADSDLGRRIVDRRTQYFRQTFLKTVQAFPCTGALFRTLVEDGVKIGIASSAPADELASLLSIAAVSDLIEQRSSSDDVQSSKPDPDVVKAALHRLQARPQDAIMVGDTPYDVEAAKQAGVRSIAFRCGGWGDSDLAGAIAIYDGPENMLAHYRRRTWQ; this is translated from the coding sequence ATGGGCGAACGCACGATCATTTTCGACGTCGATGGAACATTGGTGGACAGCAACGACGCCCATGCCCTGTCGTGGACAGACACCCTGGCTGAGTTCGGCATCAGCAGCGACGTCACGGCGGTGCGCCGATTGATTGGAATGGGCGGCGACAAACTGCTGGCGAAAGTCGCCGGATTGTCCGCGGACAGCGACCTCGGACGCCGCATCGTGGATCGTCGCACGCAATACTTTCGCCAGACTTTCCTGAAGACGGTTCAGGCGTTTCCCTGCACAGGCGCGCTGTTCCGGACTCTGGTTGAAGACGGCGTCAAGATCGGTATCGCCAGCTCCGCTCCGGCCGACGAATTGGCGTCGCTGCTGAGCATCGCCGCAGTGTCGGACCTTATCGAGCAACGCTCGTCGTCGGATGACGTCCAGTCGTCGAAGCCCGATCCCGACGTGGTCAAGGCGGCCCTGCATCGATTACAGGCCCGGCCTCAGGACGCCATCATGGTCGGCGACACCCCCTACGATGTCGAAGCAGCGAAGCAAGCCGGTGTCAGGTCGATCGCCTTTCGCTGCGGCGGCTGGGGCGACAGCGATCTGGCCGGGGCGATCGCCATCTATGACGGCCCAGAGAATATGTTGGCCCATTATCGGCGACGGACCTGGCAATGA
- a CDS encoding response regulator — MASRSILIVEDDDAFGLMLKDLIEEMGYSVVRARNGREALKVLQQVTPSLVLVDLFMPEMNGHELLRAIRTDPRLNAVPKLIMTAANDPMLGVKEDISVLYKPIDVNVLARVLEKHCQPAASLPT; from the coding sequence ATGGCAAGCCGCTCGATATTGATAGTCGAGGACGATGACGCCTTCGGGCTGATGCTCAAAGATCTCATCGAAGAGATGGGATACAGCGTTGTGCGGGCACGCAACGGCCGGGAGGCCCTGAAAGTGCTCCAGCAAGTCACGCCGTCATTGGTGCTGGTCGATCTGTTCATGCCAGAGATGAACGGCCACGAATTGCTTCGCGCCATCAGGACCGATCCTCGATTGAACGCCGTCCCCAAGCTGATCATGACCGCGGCCAACGATCCGATGCTGGGCGTGAAGGAAGACATCAGCGTGCTTTACAAGCCGATCGACGTGAACGTGCTGGCGCGCGTCCTGGAAAAGCACTGCCAACCCGCCGCCAGCCTGCCCACCTGA
- a CDS encoding DUF3466 family protein: MQRTSGLGVITIVVCSGLIVGCGGEEPSAAPPPSPLDETTAAATAASGTNASVGASVAGSYSVVDLGSLGGSVGYALAVGASGEAVGLSSSVGNQRHAFAAQQGVMRDLGTLGGTISVGSAINGAGAVAGYATLSTGSYRPFLLINGSMTNLGSLGGGYGSAYGINDASDVVGASKISTGDEHAFVFHDGVLRDLGTLGGPYSSAYDVNNAGQIVGYSYNADGLFRAFTTTTASAGASSMKDLGTLGGSYSRAYAVNDSGAVVGQAYVAGDEKAHAFLYQNGRMRDLDTTGGDYSEALAINNKGLVVGDFDRADGDSLDERAFATSGGRMQDLTATIDAASGWELREATGVNDGGQIVGVGTLDGQQRPFLLNPR, from the coding sequence ATGCAACGGACAAGCGGCTTGGGTGTCATCACGATCGTTGTCTGTTCGGGTTTGATCGTCGGCTGCGGAGGCGAGGAGCCGTCGGCTGCACCGCCGCCGAGCCCGCTTGACGAAACCACCGCCGCGGCCACGGCAGCCAGCGGAACCAACGCCTCCGTGGGCGCCAGCGTCGCTGGGTCTTATTCAGTGGTTGATCTTGGCTCGCTCGGTGGATCCGTCGGCTATGCCCTGGCAGTCGGCGCCAGCGGCGAGGCGGTCGGCCTCTCCTCCTCGGTGGGCAACCAGCGCCACGCCTTCGCGGCCCAGCAAGGGGTGATGCGTGACCTGGGGACGCTGGGCGGCACGATCTCGGTGGGCAGCGCCATCAATGGAGCCGGCGCCGTCGCCGGCTACGCCACCTTGTCGACCGGCAGCTACCGACCGTTTCTACTGATAAATGGATCGATGACGAATCTGGGCAGCCTGGGTGGTGGATACGGCAGCGCTTACGGGATCAACGACGCATCCGACGTGGTTGGTGCATCGAAGATCAGCACCGGCGACGAACACGCATTTGTCTTCCACGACGGTGTCCTGCGCGATCTGGGGACGCTGGGCGGACCGTACAGCAGCGCATACGATGTGAACAATGCTGGGCAGATCGTCGGCTATTCATACAACGCCGATGGTCTGTTTCGCGCTTTCACCACCACCACCGCCAGCGCCGGCGCCTCGTCGATGAAGGACCTGGGAACGCTGGGGGGATCGTACAGCCGCGCCTATGCCGTCAATGACTCAGGCGCCGTGGTGGGCCAGGCCTATGTGGCCGGCGACGAGAAGGCGCACGCGTTTCTGTATCAGAACGGCCGCATGCGCGACCTCGACACCACCGGCGGCGATTACAGCGAGGCGCTGGCCATCAACAACAAAGGGTTGGTGGTGGGCGACTTCGATCGCGCCGACGGCGATTCTCTCGATGAACGGGCGTTCGCCACCAGCGGTGGGCGAATGCAGGATCTCACCGCCACGATCGACGCCGCCTCCGGCTGGGAATTGCGGGAAGCAACCGGCGTCAATGATGGTGGGCAGATCGTCGGCGTCGGTACTCTCGACGGCCAGCAGCGGCCGTTCTTGCTGAATCCGCGCTGA